In one Myxococcus xanthus genomic region, the following are encoded:
- a CDS encoding inorganic diphosphatase: MDERLWLPPLPSEPEVLIECPRFSFVKRRADGAVDFVSPLPCPYNYGSIPGLASDEGDPLDAVVMGPRLALGQRLRVPVVGVIGFVDAGRGDPKVVCAAAPLTAAERAGLERFFRVYALFKQVLHRVRGNVPDTRFMGWLPLPVPAPDAAPEATARRAP; this comes from the coding sequence ATGGATGAGCGCTTGTGGCTGCCTCCGCTTCCGAGTGAGCCGGAGGTCCTCATCGAGTGCCCACGCTTCTCCTTCGTGAAGCGCCGCGCGGACGGGGCGGTGGACTTCGTGTCGCCGCTGCCGTGCCCGTACAACTACGGCAGCATCCCGGGCCTTGCGTCGGATGAAGGCGACCCGCTGGACGCCGTCGTGATGGGGCCCCGGCTGGCGCTGGGGCAGCGGCTGCGTGTGCCGGTGGTGGGCGTCATCGGCTTCGTCGACGCGGGGCGGGGGGACCCGAAGGTGGTGTGCGCCGCCGCGCCCCTGACGGCCGCCGAGCGCGCGGGCCTGGAGCGCTTCTTCCGCGTCTACGCCCTCTTCAAGCAGGTGTTGCACCGCGTGCGAGGCAACGTCCCGGATACCCGCTTCATGGGGTGGCTGCCGCTGCCCGTCCCGGCGCCGGACGCGGCCCCGGAGGCTACAGCACGCCGCGCGCCTTGA
- a CDS encoding stage II sporulation protein M → MEMAEFIESRKPRWEQLESLLDRSESHGLRELSLEDARTLGRLYRAVSSDLLWVRARSGSADVNAYLNDLVGRAYALTYPGRRPRLADVWGFVARGFPALMRREWRMYVASLLLLLAGMGFGYVGMMVDPDAAHYLVPAEHLNLDPVERAADEAAGDGMSVGDQAQFTTYLFTHNIQVAFLAFALGITVGLGTAIMLFVNGLFLGALAQVYAAKGMAGWFWAWILPHGIPEITAICIAGAAGLVIARGMVAPRGLPRGQAVRQEAVTAVRLLFGTLVLFVLAGFIEGTVSQIHPPKLSVAFKVSFALTVGAGVYAYLLSDWLRGGRAAPDGGAGSAHG, encoded by the coding sequence ATGGAGATGGCGGAGTTCATCGAGTCCCGCAAGCCGCGCTGGGAGCAACTGGAGTCGCTGCTGGACCGGTCCGAATCCCACGGCCTGCGCGAGCTGAGCCTGGAGGACGCCAGGACGCTGGGCCGGCTGTATCGTGCCGTCTCCAGTGATTTGCTGTGGGTTCGCGCGCGCAGTGGCTCGGCGGACGTGAATGCCTACCTCAACGATTTGGTGGGGCGGGCGTACGCGCTGACGTACCCGGGCCGGCGCCCGCGCCTGGCGGACGTGTGGGGCTTCGTGGCGCGGGGCTTCCCCGCGCTGATGCGGCGCGAGTGGCGGATGTACGTGGCGTCGCTGCTGCTGCTGCTGGCGGGCATGGGCTTCGGCTACGTGGGGATGATGGTGGACCCCGACGCGGCGCACTATCTGGTCCCCGCCGAGCACCTGAACCTGGACCCCGTCGAACGCGCGGCAGACGAGGCCGCGGGTGACGGGATGTCGGTAGGAGACCAGGCCCAGTTCACCACCTACCTCTTCACCCACAACATCCAGGTGGCCTTCCTGGCGTTCGCGCTGGGAATCACCGTGGGCCTGGGCACGGCCATCATGCTGTTCGTCAACGGCCTGTTCCTGGGCGCGCTCGCACAAGTCTATGCAGCCAAGGGAATGGCGGGCTGGTTCTGGGCGTGGATTCTTCCGCACGGCATTCCGGAAATCACCGCCATCTGCATCGCGGGCGCCGCGGGATTGGTGATTGCGCGAGGCATGGTGGCCCCGCGAGGACTGCCCCGTGGACAGGCGGTGCGACAGGAGGCGGTGACGGCGGTGCGGCTGCTGTTCGGCACGCTCGTCCTGTTCGTGCTCGCGGGCTTCATCGAGGGCACGGTGTCCCAGATTCATCCGCCCAAGCTGTCGGTGGCGTTCAAGGTGTCCTTCGCGTTGACGGTGGGCGCGGGCGTGTACGCGTACCTGCTGTCGGACTGGCTGCGTGGGGGGCGCGCGGCGCCAGACGGCGGCGCTGGGTCCGCCCATGGATGA
- a CDS encoding bifunctional metallophosphatase/5'-nucleotidase produces MSANPLRPRPFRQPLSGVLVLALGVVAGCEKSNPTPPPAAAPEAKAPVAPSEVTLLVTGGAFGQLQPSEGKGGAAELLGRWMADEKHCPGPVKEGQPTCADASTLALATGDHWNGPAISSFFLGTPTAEVMGRMGYAASALGNHELAFGKEAFLKNRGAGGFPFLAANLKVKDPALAGDLSMPAFQIFERRGLKIGVVGLASEKTVRTAMPGRADGLEVTGYEEALTTAIPEARKAGADVVVVLADECVTDLQPAVAKHPEWKVALVAGGRCAQPVELKDGATSFVSLDRGFGKYLRAHVTFDPAKPAGEKLTGLDTKVVEVSGGAPDAETAQLVGKWKTQLDEVLGQQIGFSKAGIPHSSPQMAKWVAGAVRNVLGTDAAVLNSGGIRGDLPAGPVTRGSIYSVMPFENSLLVVKLKGEDLARQLANPNALVSGFTAAGKGKFKDAKGKALDPNKEYTVATVEYLYFGGDGFEFEKLAPEPTETGMAWQTPVVDWTKDQASSDKKPLEKLLK; encoded by the coding sequence GTGAGCGCGAACCCTCTCCGTCCTCGTCCCTTCCGCCAGCCGCTGTCCGGCGTGCTGGTCCTCGCCCTCGGTGTCGTCGCCGGCTGCGAGAAGAGCAATCCCACTCCTCCTCCGGCCGCCGCGCCGGAAGCCAAGGCTCCCGTTGCTCCTTCCGAAGTCACGCTGCTCGTGACGGGTGGCGCGTTCGGTCAGCTCCAGCCCTCCGAGGGCAAGGGCGGCGCGGCGGAGCTGCTCGGCCGCTGGATGGCCGATGAGAAGCACTGTCCCGGTCCCGTGAAGGAGGGCCAGCCTACGTGCGCGGACGCCAGCACGCTGGCGCTCGCCACGGGTGACCACTGGAACGGCCCGGCCATCTCCTCCTTCTTCCTGGGCACGCCCACGGCCGAGGTCATGGGCCGCATGGGCTACGCCGCCTCCGCCCTGGGCAACCATGAGCTGGCCTTCGGCAAGGAGGCCTTCCTCAAGAACCGCGGCGCGGGTGGCTTCCCGTTCCTCGCCGCCAACCTCAAGGTGAAGGACCCGGCGCTGGCGGGCGACCTGTCCATGCCGGCGTTCCAGATTTTCGAGCGCCGCGGCCTCAAGATTGGCGTGGTGGGCCTGGCGTCCGAGAAGACAGTCCGCACCGCCATGCCGGGCCGCGCGGATGGCCTGGAAGTGACGGGCTATGAGGAGGCGCTCACCACCGCCATTCCGGAGGCCCGCAAGGCCGGCGCGGACGTGGTCGTGGTGCTCGCCGACGAGTGCGTCACCGACCTGCAGCCCGCGGTGGCGAAGCACCCGGAGTGGAAGGTGGCGCTGGTGGCCGGTGGCCGGTGCGCGCAGCCCGTCGAGCTGAAGGACGGCGCGACCAGCTTCGTGTCGCTGGACCGTGGCTTCGGCAAGTACCTGCGCGCGCACGTCACCTTCGACCCGGCGAAGCCCGCGGGTGAGAAGCTGACCGGCCTGGATACCAAGGTCGTCGAGGTGTCGGGCGGCGCGCCGGACGCGGAGACGGCGCAGCTGGTGGGCAAGTGGAAGACGCAGCTGGACGAGGTGCTGGGCCAGCAGATTGGCTTCTCCAAGGCCGGCATCCCCCACTCGTCACCTCAGATGGCGAAGTGGGTGGCGGGCGCGGTGCGCAACGTGCTGGGCACGGACGCGGCCGTCCTCAACAGCGGCGGCATCCGCGGCGACCTGCCCGCCGGTCCGGTGACTCGCGGCAGCATCTACTCGGTGATGCCGTTCGAGAACTCGCTCCTCGTCGTGAAGCTGAAGGGCGAGGACCTGGCCCGGCAGTTGGCCAACCCGAACGCGCTCGTTTCCGGCTTCACGGCCGCGGGCAAGGGCAAGTTCAAGGACGCCAAGGGCAAGGCCCTGGACCCGAACAAGGAGTACACGGTCGCCACGGTGGAGTACCTCTACTTCGGCGGTGACGGCTTCGAGTTCGAGAAGCTGGCCCCCGAGCCCACCGAGACGGGCATGGCGTGGCAGACGCCGGTGGTGGACTGGACCAAGGACCAGGCGAGCAGCGACAAGAAGCCGCTGGAGAAGCTGCTGAAGTAG
- a CDS encoding cyclic nucleotide-binding domain-containing protein, translated as MLPSDSSSWNRRLWPAAAFQFALIAGVTQLKTASNALVLSRFESQALPYLYLLGALMTAAMTVLPRSKPGSPFESPGLLTGMGGVVALVLAVALSAGQRMPALALYLFADTFSTFVSFRFWGRMAAAFDAREARRAFTALNGFAMGGGIAGGLLVQGLAVKLGTPAIVVSGAVGLLAAGAIFHHLYKGLPPTPPRGRPASFLGLRYLAESPYAQVLAALGIAFAVLSSFVDYLFRLRLEGTLSEDALTALFGSLQLWIGLFCVAFQLLVAQRLLKRLGLLRYVAMVPLVLAPLAGAALVTPSLWPVHLLRLVETAVSYSILPVGIQLLYTAVPDDQREGLRATVDGLLRKGGVVLAGLLLIGAGRAANGVTMAVAVVGMCAALGLLLVRLKSAYVAALGEQVGAPEEEDVALEGEEEQRLLAEALAAPSPERVLRAVAMMEQAEVPLRPHLPALLRHPHERVLERGVSLALELEAHELAPVLERLVEEGPRRPRDQAVWALARLSPERAERLLPALLNHPDVGLRCAAIGALVKSTGSAVALDALRAMLSRGEGAPVPERREVARLLGRIQNSRFAEPLARYLEDADGSVRHVALVAVGRGGYAELAPRLLPFLTWREERKAAREALVALGDEVTPLVEEQLNKHMAPLAMRLQLPRVLRGIGTPAALDALLFSNVRDDASLHFRIGAQMSRLRDEHPEHPVDVERVREALGRRREVYRNLVGAFRDLRAALGDGSLLTRAVGDRMDQALELSFFLLGLLHPSHVMRGIHYNLVGPDLRRRALALELLENLVDEEDRELVMEQVEAHHRELPPGAPGRLWRRLAALVQSEDGVLRACARHVAWVNGLHVLPQEGDMSDRTVQRMFALEGVSVFSQCDVDDIAAIAAVAREASFRTGERIYAQGDPGDALYVIVDGAVDAFHDGEHVLRFQGKQAFGEVSLLDGAPRPTDMVAAVDTRVLIIDRRDFLDLLADRPELLTGFFRAVSLQLQALIDLPDSRETGERLEMTAPLGPLAPPLPDGPAPDGNDDRSRDDS; from the coding sequence GTGCTCCCCTCCGACTCCTCATCATGGAACCGCCGCCTTTGGCCGGCGGCAGCCTTTCAGTTCGCGCTCATCGCAGGGGTGACGCAGCTGAAGACGGCTTCCAACGCCCTGGTGCTGTCGCGCTTCGAGTCCCAGGCGCTGCCGTACCTGTACCTGCTGGGTGCGTTGATGACGGCGGCCATGACGGTGCTGCCGCGCTCCAAGCCGGGCTCGCCCTTCGAGTCCCCGGGCCTGCTCACGGGCATGGGCGGCGTGGTGGCGCTGGTGCTGGCGGTGGCCCTGTCCGCGGGGCAGCGCATGCCCGCGCTGGCGCTGTACCTCTTCGCGGACACCTTCTCCACGTTCGTGTCCTTCCGCTTCTGGGGCCGCATGGCGGCCGCCTTCGACGCGCGTGAGGCGCGCCGGGCCTTCACCGCGCTCAACGGCTTCGCCATGGGCGGAGGCATCGCCGGAGGTCTGCTGGTGCAGGGCCTGGCGGTGAAGCTGGGCACGCCGGCCATCGTGGTGAGCGGCGCCGTGGGCCTGCTGGCCGCGGGCGCCATCTTCCACCACCTGTACAAGGGCCTGCCGCCCACGCCGCCGCGCGGCCGCCCCGCGTCCTTCCTGGGGCTGCGCTATCTGGCGGAGAGCCCCTACGCCCAGGTGCTGGCGGCGCTGGGCATCGCGTTCGCGGTGCTGTCGTCGTTCGTGGACTACCTCTTCCGGCTGCGCCTGGAGGGCACGCTGAGCGAGGACGCGCTGACGGCGCTCTTCGGTTCGCTCCAGCTCTGGATTGGCCTGTTCTGCGTGGCCTTCCAACTGCTGGTGGCGCAGCGCCTGCTGAAGCGGCTGGGGCTCTTGCGCTACGTGGCGATGGTGCCGCTGGTCCTGGCGCCGCTGGCGGGCGCGGCGCTCGTCACCCCCAGCTTGTGGCCGGTGCACTTGCTGCGCCTGGTGGAGACGGCGGTGAGCTACTCCATCCTCCCGGTGGGCATCCAGTTGCTCTACACCGCGGTGCCGGACGACCAGCGAGAGGGCCTGCGCGCCACGGTGGATGGGCTGCTGCGCAAGGGCGGCGTCGTGCTGGCCGGTCTGTTGCTCATCGGCGCGGGACGCGCGGCCAACGGCGTCACCATGGCGGTGGCGGTGGTGGGCATGTGCGCGGCGCTGGGCCTGCTGCTGGTGCGGCTGAAGTCCGCGTACGTGGCCGCGCTGGGCGAGCAGGTGGGAGCGCCCGAAGAAGAGGACGTGGCGCTGGAGGGCGAGGAGGAGCAGCGGCTGCTGGCCGAGGCCCTGGCGGCCCCTTCTCCGGAGCGGGTGCTGCGCGCGGTGGCGATGATGGAGCAGGCGGAGGTGCCGCTGCGTCCGCACCTGCCCGCGCTGCTGCGTCACCCGCACGAGCGCGTGCTGGAGCGCGGCGTCTCCCTGGCCCTGGAGTTGGAGGCGCACGAACTGGCGCCGGTGCTGGAGCGGTTGGTGGAGGAAGGGCCACGTCGGCCTCGAGACCAGGCCGTGTGGGCCCTGGCGCGGTTGTCACCGGAGCGGGCGGAGCGCCTGCTGCCCGCGCTGCTGAACCACCCGGACGTGGGCCTGCGCTGCGCGGCCATTGGCGCGCTGGTGAAGTCGACGGGGAGCGCCGTGGCGCTGGACGCGCTGCGGGCGATGTTGTCGCGCGGCGAGGGCGCACCGGTGCCCGAGCGCCGCGAGGTGGCGCGGCTGCTGGGGCGCATCCAGAACTCACGCTTCGCGGAGCCGCTGGCGCGCTATCTGGAGGACGCGGACGGCTCCGTGCGGCACGTGGCCCTGGTCGCGGTGGGCAGGGGCGGCTACGCGGAGCTGGCGCCCCGGCTGCTGCCGTTCCTCACCTGGCGGGAGGAGCGCAAGGCGGCGCGCGAGGCGCTGGTGGCGCTGGGCGACGAGGTGACGCCGTTGGTGGAGGAGCAGCTCAACAAGCACATGGCGCCGCTGGCGATGCGGCTGCAACTGCCCCGCGTGCTGCGCGGCATCGGAACACCGGCGGCGCTGGACGCGCTGCTGTTCTCCAACGTGCGCGACGACGCGTCCCTGCACTTCCGGATTGGCGCGCAGATGTCGCGCCTGCGCGACGAGCACCCCGAGCATCCCGTGGACGTGGAGCGCGTGCGCGAGGCCCTGGGCCGGCGGCGGGAGGTCTACCGCAACCTGGTGGGCGCCTTCCGCGACCTGCGCGCGGCGTTGGGGGATGGCTCGCTGCTCACGCGCGCGGTGGGCGACCGGATGGACCAGGCGTTGGAATTGTCCTTCTTCCTCCTGGGGCTGCTCCATCCGTCACACGTGATGCGCGGCATCCACTACAACCTGGTGGGGCCGGACCTGCGCCGTCGCGCGTTGGCGCTGGAGTTGTTGGAGAACCTGGTCGACGAAGAGGACCGGGAACTGGTGATGGAGCAGGTGGAGGCGCACCACCGCGAGCTTCCACCCGGCGCGCCGGGCCGGTTGTGGCGGCGGCTGGCGGCGCTGGTCCAGAGCGAAGACGGCGTGCTGCGCGCATGTGCCCGCCATGTGGCGTGGGTGAACGGGCTGCACGTGCTCCCACAGGAAGGTGACATGAGCGACAGGACAGTCCAGCGGATGTTCGCGCTGGAAGGGGTGAGTGTCTTCTCCCAGTGCGACGTGGATGACATCGCCGCCATCGCCGCCGTGGCCCGCGAGGCGTCGTTCCGCACGGGAGAGCGCATCTACGCCCAGGGCGACCCGGGCGACGCGCTCTACGTCATCGTCGACGGCGCCGTGGATGCCTTCCACGACGGCGAGCACGTGCTGCGCTTCCAGGGCAAGCAGGCCTTCGGCGAGGTGAGCCTGCTCGACGGCGCACCGCGTCCCACGGACATGGTGGCCGCGGTGGACACGCGGGTGCTCATCATCGACCGGCGTGACTTCTTGGATTTGCTCGCGGACCGGCCGGAGCTGCTGACAGGCTTCTTCCGCGCGGTGAGCCTGCAGCTCCAGGCGCTCATCGACCTGCCGGACTCGCGCGAGACGGGCGAGCGGCTGGAGATGACGGCGCCGCTGGGCCCCCTGGCGCCGCCGCTGCCGGATGGGCCGGCGCCGGATGGAAACGACGACCGCTCGCGCGACGACTCCTGA
- a CDS encoding RDD family protein: MSVTTATDTLLDGTHTVLTPEYVEFRFTLAGLYSRFLAWLLDAVIVTLLTGTILTTLSLVMFAFPGFASALSIVIYFLVDWGYAITLETVWSGRTVGKRVMSLRVIQESGVRIGFYHAALRNLARPVDRLPLFYLVGGLTALVSGSQQRLGDMLAGTLVVRERRLKVPSALGMPGDEGLLADPLFVSRVKRLSSEEREVVLTAALRREELRMEARLRLFAALGARLQDALAMEKPPHLSDEKWALLVAAALLPPKGQPRSTPQRRQTA, translated from the coding sequence GTGTCGGTGACGACCGCCACCGACACCCTGCTGGACGGCACCCACACGGTGCTCACCCCCGAGTACGTGGAGTTCCGCTTCACGCTCGCGGGTCTGTACTCGCGCTTCCTGGCGTGGCTGCTGGACGCCGTCATCGTCACGCTGCTCACCGGCACCATCCTGACGACGCTCAGCCTGGTGATGTTCGCCTTCCCGGGCTTCGCCAGCGCGCTGTCCATCGTCATCTACTTCCTGGTGGACTGGGGCTACGCGATAACGCTGGAGACGGTGTGGAGCGGACGCACCGTGGGCAAGCGGGTGATGTCGCTGCGGGTCATCCAGGAGAGCGGCGTGCGCATCGGCTTCTACCACGCGGCGCTGCGCAACCTGGCGCGTCCGGTGGACCGGCTGCCCCTGTTCTACCTGGTGGGAGGGCTCACCGCGCTCGTGTCCGGCTCCCAGCAGCGGCTGGGGGACATGCTGGCGGGAACGCTGGTGGTGCGCGAGCGGCGCCTGAAGGTGCCCTCCGCCCTGGGCATGCCCGGCGACGAAGGGCTGCTGGCGGATCCGCTCTTCGTGTCGCGCGTGAAGCGCCTGTCCAGCGAGGAGCGGGAAGTGGTGCTGACAGCGGCCCTGCGCCGTGAGGAACTGCGCATGGAGGCGCGGCTCCGCCTGTTCGCGGCACTGGGAGCAAGGCTGCAGGACGCGCTGGCCATGGAGAAGCCGCCCCACCTCTCCGACGAGAAGTGGGCGCTGCTGGTGGCCGCGGCCCTGCTACCGCCGAAGGGGCAGCCTAGAAGTACGCCGCAGCGCCGGCAGACAGCGTGA
- a CDS encoding outer membrane beta-barrel protein, with product MRTLLCTLGFTLALLSASPAHAQFANRSLGLSLGYMDFNRTNGLDDAFFVGVDASLYIENGFEVVSLSKIAFPRDTTDRNEKRVVGLAPSIGIRYLLMEESIRPYVGSDLSYLVVFKNSVSNFVGIGPNVGIDFFMSDSVSVGARAQYNFYIALNEKTQRTLTLSAGAAAYF from the coding sequence ATGCGTACCCTGCTCTGCACCCTCGGCTTTACCCTGGCCCTGCTGTCGGCCAGCCCCGCGCATGCCCAGTTCGCCAATCGCAGCCTGGGCCTGTCACTGGGCTACATGGACTTCAACCGGACGAACGGCCTGGATGACGCGTTCTTCGTGGGCGTCGACGCCAGCCTCTACATCGAGAACGGCTTCGAGGTGGTCTCCCTGTCGAAGATTGCGTTCCCACGCGACACCACGGACCGCAACGAGAAGCGCGTGGTGGGCCTGGCGCCGTCCATCGGCATCCGGTACCTGCTGATGGAGGAGTCCATCCGCCCCTATGTGGGCTCGGACCTGAGCTACCTCGTCGTCTTCAAGAACAGCGTCAGCAACTTCGTGGGCATTGGCCCCAACGTCGGCATCGACTTCTTCATGTCGGACTCGGTGAGCGTGGGCGCGCGCGCGCAGTACAACTTCTACATCGCGCTCAACGAGAAGACGCAGCGCACGCTCACGCTGTCTGCCGGCGCTGCGGCGTACTTCTAG
- a CDS encoding tetratricopeptide repeat protein yields the protein MAKGDLTRAETFCDLGLEFSPQYADLWSNKGIIAMSSGRQDDAKKHFIKALRYNQEHLQAYQNLGAIYMQEGAYGKAHDNFRRALKVNPDNLESRYNLALTLMKMGKMDESKKELRTILAVNPGISDVHHLLGIISYSKGDYDEAGEHLARATQLVQDSPLLWHDLGTALMELGRYQEARESFANCAQLDPSNSSCINNLSLAQRKTALTDAAFKEIKDTQQAENSAPALFMLARQYREKGLLAEEEATYRKCVKLDAKYAACHFGLYELFFEAHKREHAQIACKNFLKYGTSEEFPTEYQTCERFLSDATF from the coding sequence ATGGCCAAGGGCGACCTGACCCGCGCGGAGACGTTCTGCGACCTGGGCCTGGAGTTCTCCCCCCAGTACGCGGACCTCTGGTCCAACAAGGGCATCATCGCCATGTCCTCGGGCCGGCAGGACGACGCGAAGAAGCACTTCATCAAGGCCCTGCGCTACAACCAGGAGCACCTCCAGGCGTACCAGAACCTCGGCGCCATCTACATGCAGGAAGGCGCGTACGGAAAGGCGCACGACAACTTCCGGCGAGCCCTCAAGGTGAACCCGGACAATCTGGAGTCGCGCTACAACCTGGCACTCACCCTGATGAAGATGGGGAAGATGGACGAGTCCAAGAAGGAGCTGCGCACGATCCTGGCCGTCAATCCTGGCATCTCCGACGTGCACCACCTCCTGGGTATCATCTCCTACTCGAAGGGTGACTACGACGAGGCCGGCGAGCACCTCGCCCGGGCCACGCAACTGGTCCAGGATTCCCCCCTGCTGTGGCACGACCTGGGCACCGCGCTGATGGAGCTGGGCCGCTACCAGGAAGCGCGTGAGTCCTTCGCCAACTGCGCCCAGTTGGACCCCAGCAACAGCAGCTGCATCAACAACCTGTCCCTGGCCCAGCGCAAGACGGCCCTCACCGACGCGGCCTTCAAGGAGATCAAGGACACGCAGCAGGCGGAGAACTCCGCGCCCGCGCTCTTCATGCTCGCGCGTCAGTACCGCGAGAAGGGCCTGCTGGCGGAGGAAGAGGCCACCTACCGCAAGTGCGTCAAGCTGGATGCGAAGTACGCCGCCTGCCACTTCGGCCTCTACGAACTCTTCTTCGAAGCCCACAAGCGCGAGCACGCGCAGATCGCCTGCAAGAACTTCCTGAAGTACGGGACGTCTGAGGAATTCCCCACGGAGTACCAGACGTGTGAGAGATTCCTGAGCGACGCGACGTTCTGA
- a CDS encoding FHA domain-containing protein has product MSVRLTVTQRSEAGAAQSTEFVLDDAVITLGRDKACQVVLAQQAVSRNHARICQDGPLFFVEDLGSSYGTQINGKPVPKGEKRLLRNGDVIAIATFDVRFERVMDLNPESGGEKTSFIARGMVKDAMRGLAGGGEERYLRFMNGPREGERIELGDAKEVILGRDEKDADIILKDDLVSRKHAKVRRDWSGTHVEDLGSRNGIKVNKKRVNRRQLKDGDELEVGATRFLYVDPTEPAEEPVQLAAEVKAPPPPSPRRPRPEPKPVEPPPEEEPAPPPEEPAPAPEEPPAEEPAPPPEEQVSEEPPPPVSAEYPMPDEPAQPSAMAALKDKGKLVPLVVMSVVGLVFLVLMIAVLAGA; this is encoded by the coding sequence ATGAGCGTTCGTCTCACCGTCACACAGCGCAGCGAGGCCGGCGCTGCCCAGAGCACCGAGTTCGTCCTCGACGACGCGGTCATCACCCTGGGCCGCGACAAGGCCTGCCAGGTCGTGCTCGCCCAGCAGGCGGTGTCGCGCAACCATGCGCGCATCTGCCAGGACGGGCCGCTCTTCTTCGTGGAGGACCTGGGCAGCTCCTACGGCACGCAGATCAACGGCAAGCCCGTGCCCAAGGGCGAGAAGCGGCTGCTGCGCAACGGCGACGTCATCGCCATCGCCACGTTCGACGTCCGCTTCGAGCGGGTGATGGACCTGAACCCCGAATCTGGCGGGGAGAAGACGTCCTTCATCGCCCGGGGCATGGTGAAGGACGCCATGCGCGGCCTGGCCGGCGGCGGCGAGGAGCGCTACCTGCGCTTCATGAACGGCCCCCGCGAAGGCGAGCGCATCGAGCTGGGGGACGCGAAGGAAGTCATCCTGGGCCGCGACGAGAAGGACGCGGACATCATCCTCAAGGATGACCTGGTCTCCCGGAAGCACGCGAAGGTGCGCCGCGACTGGTCCGGCACGCACGTGGAGGACCTGGGCAGCCGCAACGGCATCAAGGTGAACAAGAAGCGGGTCAACCGCCGGCAGCTCAAGGACGGGGACGAGCTGGAGGTGGGCGCCACCCGCTTCCTGTACGTGGACCCCACCGAGCCGGCCGAAGAGCCCGTTCAGCTCGCCGCCGAGGTCAAGGCTCCGCCTCCGCCCTCGCCCCGTCGTCCGCGCCCGGAGCCCAAGCCCGTGGAGCCCCCGCCGGAGGAGGAGCCCGCGCCTCCGCCCGAGGAGCCCGCGCCCGCGCCGGAAGAGCCCCCCGCCGAAGAGCCCGCGCCCCCGCCCGAGGAGCAGGTCTCCGAAGAGCCGCCCCCGCCGGTGTCGGCGGAGTACCCCATGCCGGATGAGCCCGCTCAGCCGAGCGCGATGGCGGCGCTCAAGGACAAGGGCAAGCTCGTGCCTCTCGTGGTGATGAGCGTGGTGGGCCTGGTCTTCCTGGTGCTGATGATTGCCGTGCTCGCGGGCGCCTAG